In Besnoitia besnoiti strain Bb-Ger1 chromosome IX, whole genome shotgun sequence, a single genomic region encodes these proteins:
- a CDS encoding sugar transporter ST3 (encoded by transcript BESB_013580), with product MTHPADGVFEAVQLPSERVSGGDVAPAAGPALKPAAAKDSESRSPTHMEVSLPPGSFAANCMSLPACYVDRRRDSDAGTRDLSGWSLPTDVTAVGVATEQDVSDGRGEREHEGRYKKPAGPTLRLERDANDLQLSRPLAVSVFVAGFVFILAGFEATTTLATVETVAENFGIACPKEGGIAGCAFQHLFGIVFPAGLAVGSALGGLLCDTWGRRCVFFVTDVLALLGAVLVTTADSYAVVLAGRAAFGAGIGAGCVAYGAYVAEISPFESRGALLVSSQIFAIFGSLCAYGVVSYVQASAWRYLGGSLGGLAAVQLLLLLFFVPESPRWLIQKEKPAKAMHALEALGADEGRAGDIIVQQEGRIPPRVARQTQRYCHETCSLLVVDHGWQLLAALGCAVAAVFAGCSFGQPLYGVNTARIVLCDTRLANLAAWAAKGLGVIIAFILVDSWGRRPLLLVGTGTAAAAFAVLMMGFIWHAHVNEFALHEAGSESFNPCSEGGAPAGFLPFGVLVGLGLLFAVLGQNLGWSSLLLGVVAEITPTCLRGLIIGFTMSLFFCLDIGVRLLVNDAFVKVPPLATYAAFAILSIGAFCISLFVVPEGRECFLDTLAPDGCAPPWLPENRMCMRRNVSNGARGTGGSRHRGEGEKRTESRDIGIEMQSRSDDSSPTISREASGMRMATLSDTESLRRDIEEAVLGWRTSIA from the exons ATGACGCACCCGGCAGACGGCGTTTTTGAGGCGGTGCAGTTGCCCTCCGAGCGGGTGAGCGGCGGGGACGtagcgcctgccgctgggCCAGCTCTGAaacccgcggcggcgaaggacaGCGAAAGCCGCTCGCCCACGCACATGGaggtctctctccctcctggcTCGTTCGCGGCAAATTGCATGTCTCTGCCGGCTTGCTACGTCGATAGAAGACGCGACTCAGATGCAGGAACCAGGGATCTCTCAGGCTGGTCTCTTCCGACTGACGTGACAGCCGTTGGGGTGGCGACGGAGCAAGACGTCAGCGatgggcgaggagagagggagcaTGAAGGGAGATACAAAAAACCCGCGGGACCGACATTGCGGCTCGAACGAGATGCAAACGATCTGCAGCTGAGCCGGCCTCTCGCGGTCAGCGTTTTCGTGGCGGGGTTTGTGTTCATTCTAGCGGGATTCGAAGCGACAACCACACTGGCCACAGTCGAGACTGTGGCAGAAAACTTCGGAATCGCCTGCCCCAAGGAGGGCGGTATCGCTGGTTGCGCATTTCAGCATCTGTTCGGTATTGTCTTCCCTGCTGGACTCGCG GTCGGGTCCGCGCTTGGTGGACTTCTCTGTGATACTTGGGGGCGGCggtgcgtcttcttcgtcaccGACGTCCTGGCCCTTCTTGGCGCAGTCCTCGTCACCACTGCAGACTCTTATGCG GTGGTACTCGCGGGCCGAGCCGCGTTTGGCGCTGGGATTGGCGCAGGCTGCGTCGCCTATGGGGCGTATGTGGCGGAGATCTCGCCCTTTGAATCCCGGGGTGCGCTGCTTGTGTCGTCCCAAATCTTCGCGATATTCG GGTCTCTATGCGCTTACGGGGTCGTTTCATACGTGCAGGCAAGCGCGTGGCGTTATCTGGGGGGCTCTCTCGGGGGGCTGGCCGCTGTACAG ctgctgcttcttctcttcttcgttcccGAGAGTCCTAGGTGGCTCATTCAAAAGGAGAAACCTGCCAAAGCGATGCACGCGCTAGAAGCTctcggcgcagacgaaggccgAGCGGGCGACATTATTGTGCAGCAGGAAGGGCGGATCCCTCCACGGGTCGCTCGACAAACGCAGCGCTATTGTCACGAG ACCTGTTCTCTCCTGGTAGTAGATCACGGTTGGCAGTTGCTGGCCGCCTTGGGGTGTGCTGTCGCTGCGGTATTCGCGGGGTGTAGTTTCGGACAGCCGCTCTACGGTGTCAATACTGCGCGAATCGTCCTCTGCGACACTCGCCTAGCCAATCTGGCTGCTTGGGCTGCAAAG GGATTAGGAGTTATAATTGCTTTTATCCTCGTCGATAGTTGGGGTCGTCGCCCACTCCTCCTTGTTGGGACAGgcactgctgctgccgccttcgctgtgCTGATG ATGGGTTTCATCTGGCACGCTCACGTGAATGAATTCGCCCTCCACGAAGCCGGATCGGAGTCCTTCAACCCTTGCTCGGAAGGAGGAGCACCAGCGGGTTTTTTGCCGTTTGGAGTCCTCGTCGGTTTAGGCCTCCTCTTTGCTGTCCTGGGGCAAAACTTGGGATGGTCGTCGCTTTTGCTTGGAGTCGTTGCGGAG ATTACTCCTACGTGCTTGCGGGGCTTGATAATCGGCTTCACCATGTCGCTGTTCTTCTGTCTCGACATCGGGGTTCGTCTTTTAGTAAATGACGCATTCGTCAAAGTGCCGCCGTTAG CTACGTACGCCGCCTTTGCAATCCTGAGCATCGGTGCGTTTTGCATTTCACTGTTCGTGGTTCCAGAAGGCCGGGAGTGCTTTCTGGACACGTTGGCGCCCGATGGGTGCGCTCCACCGTGGTTACCCGAGAATCGCATGTGCATGAGGCGAAACGTCAGCAACGGTGCACGTGGAACTGGAGGGAGCCGCCACCGCGGTGAGGGGGAAAAACGCACGGAGTCTAGAGACATAGGCATTGAAATGCAGAGTCGGTCGGATGACAGCAGCCCCACGATCAGCCGTGAAGCGTCGGGGATGCGAATGGCGACGTTATCTGATACAGAATCTCTGCGCAGGGACATAGAGGAAGCCGTACTTGGATGGCGAACTTCGATTGCGTGA
- a CDS encoding hypothetical protein (encoded by transcript BESB_013590) — MSGDFRAWGFGDKGRGAAESDASVEGRRLHSVLWRSARLRDVPAAERVPVCSRSFAAGEMRTARRIPSRQVSSSGSQADTSRLGSARHQRRAHASQPAANRARHRGPSTSSRDCETRGEGTGGGGAPHRAPLSGLPVAPVRDSCRGEGSLVWAPRARHTGADGGRYARRNVASPASPVLDGESPQEVPGAARSGLLATRRVREAPVGARRARTDSFLEALNCPRTQLPTSAGALSLGADSTATRLCRREKEDTSTLGQGHELSCGGDGRASGDVAGEEKQRGSGRLAGATEVNAGGVPSGWRRVLVSVWPLLFVFSLVAIALPDGAHALMRDSRGAASFASFTSTHSTSRVLRPLHLSAESGCQWSVASSVFAPESGASVPAQCRQLSRGVGFLSSGQTPELQASRVYNASAAVPAQACTRSGSAAAFSCFLSSPISFGLSVPTALAPVRVASAARRDPRGVVLAERRESPRDTPFSSDLSGATPAALQAAASRAQSSEDDAPVARTQKEWVEELTAALQSGALKLPTLTEEVTKAARGRPITPHGLDDLIEAAAAVRAGLPLPSHLIPSEGDEDSKDDAADSTQETKKGKKPAETRSPNEGKRSVAAYADEARQLQANLDGASEEKKQFFLNAYRRELRHRGVDDADCQTAHDLCNRLAFARVFSSSQDRKSSSKAGKDASGTGKAVRAEVTEAGRSRKSRRSRTRRLLPRLSEDDEDEEGGDAEGDDASGIVQISPGVFMARGGSFGSGSPFDRLFADVFGGSFFGGRPGEQEEEADEGDSGVSRRRGARGGSLFDHLFGGDVFSSLLGGGLMGGGQQHDEEDDEGSARSRVKKLDFKAPESLEKTAENGAAEDDPPADETDPRLLQLLNKAQSRGDPSLVLFLRKSFQDTTLRELLLEAQTAGVAAAEAKADGRGRYVLQRLRDNQVLS, encoded by the exons ATGAGCGGGGACTTCCGCGCGTGGGGCTTCGGCGACAAGGGGCGAGGTGCAGCAGAGTCGGATGCCTCTGTCGAAGGGCGCCGGCTACACAGCGTTTTGTGGAGATCAGCGCGTTTGAGAGACGTGCCCGCGGCAGAGCGTGTGCCCGTCTGCAGTCGGTCCTTTGCAGCTGGAGAGATGCGAACGGCACGGCGCATACCCAGCAGACAGGTCAGCTCGTCAGGGTCCCAGGCTGACACGAGTCGCCTTGGCTCTGCGCGGCACCAGCGGCGTGCTCATGCGAGCCAGCCTGCGGCAAATCGGGCGCGGCACCGAGGGCCGAGCACCTCAAGCAGAGACTGCgaaacgcgcggcgagggaacaggcggaggaggcgcgccgcaccgAGCGCCCTTGTCCGGTCTTCCGGTGGCGCCGGTGAGAGACTcctgccgcggagaaggctcACTAGTGTGGGCGCCACGAGCACGGCACACAGGTGCAGATGGGGGGCGGTACGCCCGCCGGAACGTCGCGAGCCCTGCCTCTCCGGTCCTTGATGGCGAAAGCCCGCAGGAAGttccaggcgcggcgcgatcGGGCCTTCTAGCCACCCGCCGGGTTAGGGAGGCCCCTgtgggcgcgcggcgcgccaggaCGGATTCGTTTCTTGAGGCCCTCAATTGCCCTCGTACGCAGTTGCCCACCTCCGCTGGAGCGCTCTCGCTGGGTGCAGAttcgacggcgacgcgcctgtgcagaagagagaaggaggacacTTCCACTCTCGGGCAGGGCCATGAGCTCTCATGTGGGGGGGACGGGAGGGCGTCGGGCGACGTCGCTGGGGAAGAGAAGCaacgcggcagcgggcgccttGCGGGGGCGACGGAGGTGAACGCCGGCGGTGTCCCcagcggctggcgccgcgtgctTGTTTCCGTTTGGCCGCTGTTATttgtcttctccctcgtggCGATTGCCCTCCCGGACGGAGCGCACGCCCTCATGCGCGACTCGAGGGGCGCGGCATCATTCGCGAGCTTCACCTCCACACACTCCACATCCCGCGTCCTGCGTCCGCTCCACCTCTCCGCGGAGAGCGGGTGCCAGTGGTCCGTTGCTTCGTCGGTTTTCGCCCCTGAATCCGGCGCCTCCGTTCCGGCGCAGTGCCGCCAGCTCAGCAGAGGCGTGGGCTTTCTTTCGTCCGGGCAGACGCCGGAGTtgcaggcgtcgcgcgtTTACAATGCCAGCGCGGCAGTTCCCGCCCAGGCTTGCACGCGTTCGGGCTCGGCAGCGGCTTTTTCGTGCTTCCTTTCTTCACCAATCTCTTTTGGCCTCTCCGTCCCTACTGCGCTGGCGCCCGttcgcgtcgccagcgcagctCGGCGCGATCCGCGCGGCGTTGTGCTGGCGGAACGCCGAGAGTCTCCCCGCGACACACCATTCTCTTCGGACCTCTCAGGAGCTACTCCCgcagcgctgcaggccgccgcgtcgcgcgcgcagtccagcgaggacgacgcgccggtcgcgcgaACGC AAAAGGAGTGGGTAGAAGAGTTGACGGCAGCGCTGCAGTCCGGCGCCTTGAAGCTCCCCACTCTCACGGAAGAAGTGACTAAGGCAGCAAGGGGGAGGCCCATCACCCCTCACGGACTCGATGACCTCATtgaagccgcagccgcggtcCGCGCCGGGCTCCCTTTGCCGTCTCATCTGATTCCGTctgagggagacgaagactcCAAAGATGATGCAGCAGACTCAACCCAGGAGACCAAGAAGGGCAAGAAGCCTGCGGAGACCAG GTCGCCAAACGAAGGAAAGCGCAGTGTAGCTGCgtacgcagacgaggcgcgacagCTTCAGGCAAACCTCGACGGCGCGAGTGAAGAGAAAAAG CAGTTTTTCTTGAACGCATATCGGAGGGAGCTGCGCCACCGAGGCGTGGACGACGCGGACTGCCAAACGGCGCACGACCTCTGCAACCGCCTCGCGTTTGCCAGGGTCTTCAGCAGTTCCCAGGACCGGAAAAGTTCTTCAAAAGCAGGAAAGGATGCCTCTGGAACGGGGAAGGCTGTGCGG GCTGAAGTGACGGAGGCAGGGCGGTCTAGGAAgtcgcggcggtcgcgtACGCGTCGCCTCTTACCCCGGCTctcggaggacgacgaggacgaggaaggcggcgacgcagaaggcgacgatgCGTCTGGCATTGTGCAGATCTCTCCAGGCGTGTTCAtggcccgcggcggctccttCGGGAGCGGCAGTCCATTCGACCGGCTCTTTGCCGATGTCTTCGGCGGCTCCTTCTTCGGAGGAAGGCCTGGGGAacaagaggaggaagccgacgaaggagacagcggggTGTCGCGGAGACGGGGGGCGCGGGGCGGAAGTCTTTTTGATCACCTGTTTGGCGGCGACGTGTTCTCCAGCTTGCTCGGTGGCGGCCTCATGGGAGGCGGCCAGCAGCATGACGAGGAGGATGACGAAG GCAGCGCCAGGTCCCGAGTGAAGAAGCTGGACTTCAAGGCGCCAGAGAGCTTGGAAAAAACTGCCGAGaacggcgctgcagaggacgaTCCACCCGCCGATGAGACGGATCCTCGCCTTTTACAGTTGCTGAATAAAGCACAGAGCCGAGGCGACCCCTCCCTTGTGCTGTTTCTCAGGAAGTCCTTCCAG GATACGACGCTCcgagagctgctgctggaggcgcagacagccggcgtggcagccgccgaggccaAAGCAGACGGTCGAGGGCGATACGTTCTTCAGAGATTGAGAGACAATCAAGTGCTCAGTTGA